Proteins encoded by one window of Acetivibrio thermocellus ATCC 27405:
- a CDS encoding Na/Pi cotransporter family protein, whose product MDLFGFLELIGGLSLFLFGMSLMGTGLEKSAGNKLKVLLERLTSKKLNGFLMGLAVTAIIQSSSATTVMVVGFVNSGIMTLKQAIHVIMGANVGTTVTAWILSLAGIEGSNLFLKLLKPSSFTPVLALVGIIYYLFIKNERKKDIGLILLGFATLIYGMEGMSAAVRPLGEMEEFRNILLIFSNPVLGVLLGAIVTGIIQSSSASVGILQALSATGQVTMGTAIPIIMGQNIGTCVTALISSVGTNKNARRAAMVHLYFNLIGTVVFLTLFTVLDSLFNFAFLDWPSNHFFIAVVHSLFNILCTAMLLPFSGLLEKLAYKTIKEDDKKDKVSLLDPRLFSTPAIAINRSREIAREMAYASVDAIKKAVALVNNYDEKEAQKVRDAEQQTDKYEDALGTYLVRLSSQNLSARDTTEAAKLLFLIGEFERIADYALNIVDSAQEMYDKKMQFSESAKKELGVMMSAVQEVVETAVRAFDGNDVLLAAKVDPLEEVIDGLKSTLKKKHIERLQCNKCTIEMGFVFSDLITALERISDHCSNIAGCLIEMSHDSLNMHSYLYKLKHEPNDEFLRQFNEYSAKYAIDGN is encoded by the coding sequence ATGGATCTGTTTGGTTTTTTAGAGCTTATAGGCGGCTTGTCCCTGTTCCTCTTTGGTATGAGCCTTATGGGAACAGGTCTTGAAAAAAGTGCGGGCAACAAGCTGAAGGTCTTGCTGGAGCGTTTGACGTCGAAAAAGCTGAATGGTTTTTTGATGGGTCTGGCGGTGACCGCCATCATACAAAGCTCTTCAGCTACTACAGTTATGGTGGTTGGGTTCGTAAACTCCGGTATAATGACCCTAAAGCAAGCGATACACGTTATCATGGGAGCAAACGTCGGTACGACGGTTACAGCATGGATTTTAAGCCTGGCGGGAATTGAAGGCAGCAATTTGTTTTTAAAATTATTAAAGCCTTCTTCTTTTACGCCGGTGCTGGCTTTAGTTGGTATTATATATTATTTGTTTATCAAAAATGAAAGAAAGAAAGATATTGGATTAATTCTGCTTGGGTTTGCAACGCTGATTTACGGTATGGAAGGAATGTCGGCGGCAGTTAGGCCGTTAGGTGAAATGGAAGAATTTCGCAATATACTGTTAATTTTTTCAAATCCAGTACTTGGGGTGCTGCTTGGTGCCATTGTGACAGGTATTATCCAAAGTTCGTCCGCTTCGGTGGGAATCCTTCAGGCCTTGTCCGCTACGGGACAGGTCACGATGGGAACAGCTATACCTATAATAATGGGGCAGAATATCGGTACTTGTGTTACAGCGTTAATTTCATCGGTGGGAACAAATAAAAATGCCCGTCGTGCGGCAATGGTTCACCTTTACTTCAATCTTATCGGTACAGTGGTATTTCTTACGTTGTTTACCGTATTAGACAGTTTGTTTAATTTCGCTTTTCTTGATTGGCCGTCAAATCACTTCTTTATTGCCGTTGTCCATTCGTTGTTCAATATTTTGTGTACGGCTATGCTTCTTCCCTTTAGCGGACTTCTTGAAAAGCTGGCATACAAGACTATAAAAGAGGACGATAAAAAGGACAAGGTGTCACTGCTTGATCCTCGTTTGTTTTCAACACCTGCCATAGCGATCAACCGCAGCAGGGAGATTGCAAGAGAAATGGCGTATGCTTCAGTGGATGCTATAAAGAAGGCAGTTGCTCTGGTTAACAATTATGACGAAAAAGAAGCACAAAAGGTAAGGGATGCGGAGCAGCAAACTGACAAATACGAGGATGCTCTGGGAACTTATCTTGTGAGGCTTTCAAGCCAGAATCTTTCGGCCCGGGATACCACGGAAGCTGCAAAACTGCTTTTCCTGATAGGAGAGTTTGAGCGCATTGCGGATTACGCATTAAATATTGTGGATTCCGCCCAGGAAATGTATGATAAAAAGATGCAGTTTTCCGAATCGGCCAAAAAAGAACTGGGTGTTATGATGTCGGCTGTGCAGGAAGTGGTTGAGACAGCCGTCAGGGCATTTGACGGCAACGATGTTTTACTGGCGGCTAAGGTTGACCCTCTTGAGGAAGTAATTGATGGCCTTAAGAGTACGCTTAAAAAGAAACATATTGAAAGATTGCAGTGTAACAAGTGTACAATTGAGATGGGATTTGTGTTTTCCGATTTGATAACGGCATTGGAGCGTATATCCGACCACTGTTCCAACATCGCAGGGTGCTTAATAGAGATGTCCCACGATAGTCTGAACATGCACAGTTATCTGTACAAGCTCAAGCATGAGCCAAATGATGAATTCCTCAGGCAATTTAATGAGTATTCGGCCAAATATGCCATAGACGGAAATTAA
- a CDS encoding glycosyl hydrolase, producing MENKTSIKVFLALMLAVLMPVVSCINVSNAVLSDGDKYEFEDGIHKGAQIYTDYVGQNEYGEVFDLTGSTCSFIAQKGTSTSVNVEVDKEGLYEIFICYVQPYDKNKKVQYLNVNGVNQGEISFPFTLKWREISAGIVKLNAGINNIELESYWGYTYFDYLIVKPADESIVELKVPKKLVNPNATKEAKALMSYLVDIYGKHILSGQQEICGSHNYPGSEAEFTYIQEKTGKLPAIRGFDFMNYRGNGLMWDDQCAERVIEWYKEKGGIPTVCWHWFSPGDIGKKADNSFYTESTTFSISRALTPGTEENIALLNDIDTMARKLKQVQDAGVPVLFRPLHEAEGGWFWWGAEGPEPCVRLYRLLYDKFTNEYGLNNLIWVWTSYDYETSAAWYPGDDVVDIIGYDKYNAKDGKPNGSAISSTFYNLVKLTNGKKLVAMTENDTIPRVSNLVNEKAGWLYFCPWYGWWLTSEQNNPVDWLVEMYQSDYCITLDELPDLKNYPISDYEDSNPDPSPTPTQPPKITYGDLNGDGKVNSTDLTIMKRYILKNFDKLAVPEEAADLNGDGRINSTDLSILHRYLLRIITSFPVEQQ from the coding sequence ATGGAGAACAAAACTTCGATAAAAGTTTTCCTGGCATTGATGCTTGCGGTTCTTATGCCGGTGGTTTCATGCATCAATGTGTCAAATGCAGTGCTTTCTGACGGGGATAAGTATGAGTTTGAAGACGGTATCCATAAAGGTGCCCAGATTTATACCGACTATGTCGGCCAAAATGAATACGGCGAGGTATTCGACCTTACCGGAAGCACATGCAGCTTTATTGCACAAAAGGGTACAAGCACTTCGGTGAATGTTGAGGTTGACAAGGAAGGACTTTATGAAATATTCATCTGCTATGTGCAGCCTTACGACAAAAACAAAAAAGTGCAGTATCTTAATGTAAACGGTGTCAATCAGGGAGAAATAAGCTTTCCGTTTACTCTTAAATGGAGAGAGATTTCAGCAGGAATTGTAAAGCTTAATGCAGGTATCAACAATATTGAACTTGAAAGCTACTGGGGTTATACCTATTTTGATTATCTGATTGTCAAACCTGCGGATGAAAGCATTGTAGAACTTAAGGTTCCGAAAAAATTGGTAAATCCCAATGCCACAAAAGAAGCTAAAGCCCTTATGAGTTATCTGGTTGATATTTACGGTAAACACATCCTTTCGGGTCAGCAGGAGATCTGCGGTTCCCACAACTATCCGGGATCTGAGGCGGAGTTTACATACATACAGGAAAAGACCGGGAAACTGCCTGCGATAAGAGGTTTTGACTTTATGAACTACAGAGGGAACGGTTTGATGTGGGACGACCAGTGTGCCGAGCGTGTTATCGAATGGTACAAGGAAAAAGGCGGTATACCGACGGTTTGCTGGCACTGGTTCTCGCCCGGTGATATTGGAAAAAAAGCGGACAACAGTTTCTATACAGAAAGTACGACTTTCAGCATATCAAGGGCTTTGACTCCCGGAACGGAGGAAAATATTGCACTGCTTAACGATATCGACACCATGGCCAGAAAGCTCAAGCAGGTTCAGGATGCCGGAGTTCCGGTACTGTTCAGACCGCTCCATGAGGCGGAAGGTGGATGGTTCTGGTGGGGAGCCGAAGGTCCGGAGCCTTGTGTCAGACTGTACAGGCTGCTCTATGACAAATTTACCAATGAATATGGTTTGAACAATCTTATCTGGGTTTGGACTTCATATGATTATGAAACCTCGGCTGCATGGTATCCGGGCGATGATGTGGTGGATATCATCGGTTACGACAAATATAATGCAAAAGACGGAAAACCCAATGGAAGTGCGATTTCATCCACATTCTACAATCTGGTGAAACTTACTAATGGCAAAAAGTTGGTTGCGATGACTGAAAATGATACAATTCCGAGAGTTTCAAACCTTGTAAATGAAAAAGCAGGATGGCTTTATTTCTGTCCGTGGTACGGCTGGTGGCTGACAAGCGAACAGAACAATCCTGTGGATTGGCTTGTTGAAATGTATCAGAGCGATTACTGCATAACTTTGGACGAGCTTCCTGACTTAAAGAATTATCCTATATCGGATTATGAGGATTCCAATCCGGATCCGTCTCCGACACCTACACAGCCGCCGAAAATTACCTATGGAGATTTGAACGGAGACGGCAAAGTCAATTCAACGGACCTGACAATTATGAAAAGATATATTCTCAAAAACTTTGATAAGCTAGCCGTCCCTGAAGAAGCGGCTGACCTGAACGGGGACGGAAGGATAAACTCAACGGACCTTTCGATACTACACAGGTATCTGCTTCGCATAATAACGAGTTTTCCCGTTGAACAACAGTAG
- a CDS encoding glycoside hydrolase family 9 protein — MMRKNLFAKRAVAFLLGIVITAAGIVSFNTVSTSAAGEYNYAKALQYSMFFYDANMCGTGVDENSLLSWRGDCHVYDARLPLDSQNTNMSDGFISSNRSVLDPDGDGKVDVSGGFHDAGDHVKFGLPEAYAASTVGWGYYEFKDQFRATGQAVHAEVILRYFNDYFMRCTFRDASGNVVAFCHQVGDGDIDHAFWGAPENDTMFRRGWFITKEKPGTDIISATAASLAINYMNFKDTDPQYAAKSLDYAKALFDFAEKNPKGVVQGEDGPKGYYGSSKWQDDYCWAAAWLYLATQNEHYLDEAFKYYDYYAPPGWIHCWNDVWSGTACILAEINDLYDKDSQNFEDRYKRASNKNQWEQIDFWKPIQDLLDKWSGGGITVTPGGYVFLNQWGSARYNTAAQLIALVYDKHHGDTPSKYANWARSQMDYLLGKNPLNRCYVVGYSSNSVKYPHHRAASGLKDANDSSPHKYVLYGALVGGPDASDQHVDRTNDYIYNEVAIDYNAAFVGACAGLYRFFGDSSMQIDPSMPSHNVPVPPTPTPPDTQIVYGDLNGDQKVTSTDYTMLKRYLMKSIDRFNTSEQAADLNRDGKINSTDLTILKRYLLYSIPSLPI, encoded by the coding sequence ATGATGAGAAAAAATCTTTTTGCAAAAAGAGCGGTGGCTTTCCTGCTCGGTATTGTGATTACGGCTGCAGGGATTGTCTCTTTCAACACCGTAAGCACCAGTGCCGCCGGAGAATACAATTATGCAAAGGCGCTGCAGTATTCCATGTTCTTCTATGATGCGAACATGTGCGGTACAGGTGTTGACGAGAACAGCCTTTTGTCATGGAGAGGAGACTGCCACGTATATGATGCAAGACTTCCTCTGGATTCCCAGAACACCAACATGTCCGATGGTTTTATAAGCAGCAACAGAAGTGTGCTTGACCCTGACGGAGACGGCAAAGTTGACGTGTCAGGCGGTTTTCATGACGCCGGCGACCATGTGAAGTTTGGTTTGCCTGAGGCTTATGCCGCTTCAACAGTGGGTTGGGGTTACTATGAATTTAAAGACCAGTTCCGTGCAACGGGACAGGCCGTCCATGCTGAAGTAATTTTAAGATACTTCAATGACTATTTTATGAGATGTACTTTCAGAGACGCTTCCGGAAATGTTGTGGCGTTCTGTCATCAGGTGGGCGACGGAGATATCGACCATGCATTTTGGGGTGCTCCGGAAAATGACACCATGTTCAGAAGAGGTTGGTTTATTACCAAAGAAAAGCCTGGAACTGACATTATTTCGGCAACAGCAGCTTCTTTAGCAATAAACTACATGAATTTTAAAGACACAGACCCTCAATATGCGGCAAAAAGCCTTGATTATGCAAAAGCTTTGTTTGATTTTGCGGAGAAAAATCCAAAAGGGGTAGTTCAGGGAGAGGACGGACCAAAAGGTTATTATGGTTCAAGCAAATGGCAGGATGACTACTGCTGGGCTGCCGCATGGCTTTATTTGGCAACGCAGAATGAGCACTATTTGGATGAAGCATTTAAATATTATGATTATTATGCTCCGCCGGGATGGATACATTGCTGGAATGACGTGTGGTCGGGAACCGCATGTATTTTGGCGGAAATAAATGATTTGTACGACAAGGACAGCCAGAATTTCGAAGACAGGTATAAAAGAGCTTCCAATAAGAATCAGTGGGAGCAGATAGACTTCTGGAAACCCATACAAGATTTGCTTGACAAGTGGTCGGGTGGCGGTATTACAGTTACACCGGGCGGATACGTTTTCCTCAATCAGTGGGGTTCTGCAAGATACAATACTGCCGCTCAGCTGATAGCTCTTGTTTATGACAAGCATCATGGTGACACACCGTCAAAATATGCTAACTGGGCACGGTCGCAGATGGATTATCTGTTGGGTAAAAACCCGTTGAATCGCTGCTATGTTGTAGGCTACAGCAGCAATTCGGTCAAATACCCGCACCACAGAGCGGCTTCCGGACTGAAAGATGCCAATGATTCTTCTCCGCACAAATATGTGTTGTATGGTGCCCTGGTCGGAGGGCCGGATGCAAGTGACCAGCATGTGGATAGAACAAATGATTATATTTACAATGAGGTTGCCATTGACTATAATGCCGCTTTTGTGGGAGCATGTGCAGGTCTTTACAGATTCTTCGGGGATTCTTCAATGCAGATAGACCCGTCAATGCCGTCGCATAACGTACCTGTACCACCGACACCCACACCTCCTGATACGCAAATTGTATATGGAGATTTGAACGGCGACCAGAAAGTGACTTCCACAGACTATACGATGCTCAAGAGGTATTTGATGAAAAGCATTGATAGGTTTAATACTTCCGAACAAGCTGCGGATTTGAACAGAGACGGCAAAATCAATTCCACGGACTTGACAATATTGAAAAGATATTTGCTTTACAGCATACCGTCTCTCCCTATATAA
- a CDS encoding response regulator transcription factor, with product MDKYNILVCDDDKAIVDALEIYLKQEGYNVVKAHTGKQALKALEEEKIHLVLMDVMMPELDGLSATVKIREELNIPIIILSAKSEDTDKIIGLNFGADDYVTKPFNPLELVARVKSQLRRYTQLGGAERKSGVLKNGGLELDTEAKELRVDGELVKLTATEYGIVLFLMKNAGKVFSIDQIYENVWKEPAYSSENTVAVHIRRIREKIEINPKEPKYLKVVWGIGYKMEKY from the coding sequence ATGGACAAATATAATATTCTGGTATGCGACGATGACAAAGCTATAGTGGATGCACTGGAAATTTATCTGAAACAGGAAGGGTACAATGTTGTTAAGGCACATACAGGAAAACAGGCATTGAAAGCTTTGGAGGAAGAGAAGATCCATTTGGTTTTGATGGATGTGATGATGCCGGAATTGGACGGCCTGTCTGCAACCGTAAAAATCCGGGAAGAACTGAACATACCTATAATAATTCTGTCTGCAAAATCTGAGGATACGGACAAGATCATAGGACTTAACTTCGGTGCCGACGATTACGTGACAAAGCCGTTCAATCCACTCGAGCTTGTTGCAAGAGTAAAATCACAGCTTCGCAGATATACCCAGCTTGGAGGCGCGGAGCGAAAAAGCGGGGTGTTGAAAAATGGAGGGCTTGAGCTTGATACTGAGGCGAAAGAGTTGAGAGTGGACGGTGAATTGGTGAAACTGACGGCGACGGAATACGGTATTGTGCTGTTCCTTATGAAAAATGCGGGCAAGGTGTTTTCAATTGACCAGATATATGAAAACGTATGGAAAGAACCGGCATATTCGTCGGAAAACACAGTTGCGGTGCATATTCGGCGCATAAGGGAGAAAATAGAAATCAATCCCAAAGAACCAAAATACTTAAAGGTGGTGTGGGGCATTGGATACAAAATGGAAAAATATTAA
- a CDS encoding sensor histidine kinase, whose amino-acid sequence MDTKWKNIKYSNITKVIVIFLAWLSFVCASESVFFVVTNGNTVEYASYYDYPEFISGFYTCLESVADYYIWVKDVDGPDDIMVLEDESIADKMFAYYNAKPTISGLVNFAYYIKNNTTGETFTNIKYEEPVELLKKQPTYTYIDRSHVQSMKPYKTSHVIEVIRKTEMAYEIHAAIIEPLKPGDKFYDDFVRFNRVKHLWDLMVVVFVVSSILFIGSLVFLFNVTWERIKYQNRNLAFIDKMHMDIYTLGVLILTAIGMSIFWNVSWDTLNKPSSTYTLGNIFIGVTVLSLIFIICLSCLLSFVRRAAKGKLRNSFLFVMILRKIGDFIKQLFSGKIFKGWILFFLFIYVAIDCILFTMFVDQFVNYGFCKTVATLVFLLVFINALVFVFTAKALRSLAAIIEGTEQISRGNLDYEMNIGKMSPVFVSFAQNISNIRGGLKKAVEEAIKGERMKTELITNVSHDLKTPLTSIINYVDLLKREEMGSQKAKEYIGILEEKSARLKVLIEDLVEASKASSGNLAVNFEKVDLHELVLQAQGEYQDKMEKSGLDIRISAEDNNIFVRADGRHMWRIIENLMSNVLKYSLQGSRVYIDITRNQTDGVLVIKNISATPLNIPVERLTERFVRGDEARTTEGSGLGLSIAQSLTTLQKGKFDIEIDGDLFKVIVQMPLWEASFIS is encoded by the coding sequence TTGGATACAAAATGGAAAAATATTAAGTATTCGAACATTACAAAAGTGATTGTGATTTTTCTGGCATGGCTGAGTTTTGTGTGTGCTTCTGAAAGCGTTTTTTTCGTGGTGACAAACGGAAACACTGTTGAATATGCCAGCTATTACGATTATCCTGAATTTATATCCGGTTTTTATACTTGTCTTGAGAGCGTTGCAGATTATTATATTTGGGTAAAAGATGTTGACGGCCCGGATGATATTATGGTTTTGGAAGACGAAAGCATTGCCGACAAGATGTTTGCTTATTACAATGCCAAACCGACAATTTCCGGGTTGGTGAACTTTGCTTATTATATTAAGAATAACACTACAGGTGAAACTTTTACAAATATAAAATATGAGGAACCGGTTGAGTTGTTAAAGAAGCAACCTACTTATACGTATATAGACAGGTCGCATGTGCAAAGCATGAAGCCGTATAAGACAAGTCATGTAATTGAGGTAATAAGGAAAACGGAAATGGCATATGAAATTCATGCAGCAATTATAGAGCCGTTAAAGCCGGGGGATAAATTTTACGATGATTTTGTCCGTTTTAACAGAGTGAAGCATCTCTGGGATTTAATGGTAGTTGTGTTTGTAGTAAGCTCCATACTGTTTATAGGCAGCCTGGTGTTCCTATTTAATGTTACATGGGAAAGGATAAAATATCAGAACCGGAATTTGGCTTTTATAGACAAAATGCATATGGATATATACACATTGGGCGTATTAATTTTAACCGCAATAGGAATGTCTATTTTTTGGAATGTGTCATGGGATACATTGAATAAACCTTCTTCCACCTATACATTGGGAAATATCTTCATTGGTGTCACTGTACTGAGTTTGATCTTTATAATCTGTCTGTCCTGTCTCTTGTCTTTTGTTCGCCGGGCAGCGAAAGGAAAGTTGCGGAATAGTTTTCTTTTTGTCATGATTTTAAGAAAAATTGGGGATTTCATTAAACAACTTTTCAGCGGGAAAATTTTTAAAGGATGGATACTGTTTTTCCTTTTCATCTATGTGGCTATAGACTGCATACTATTTACAATGTTTGTTGACCAATTTGTCAATTATGGCTTCTGTAAAACAGTTGCAACTTTGGTTTTCCTGCTGGTATTTATAAACGCATTGGTTTTTGTTTTTACTGCCAAGGCATTAAGGTCTCTTGCGGCAATTATCGAGGGTACTGAGCAGATATCCCGGGGTAACCTCGATTATGAAATGAATATTGGCAAAATGTCGCCTGTGTTTGTCTCTTTTGCCCAAAATATTTCCAATATCCGCGGCGGGCTGAAAAAAGCGGTGGAAGAAGCAATAAAGGGAGAACGCATGAAGACGGAGCTGATAACCAACGTGTCCCATGATTTAAAAACACCGCTCACTTCTATAATAAATTATGTGGACCTGCTCAAAAGAGAAGAGATGGGAAGTCAAAAGGCAAAGGAATACATCGGTATTCTTGAAGAAAAGTCCGCAAGGCTTAAAGTACTTATTGAGGATTTGGTGGAGGCAAGCAAGGCGTCCAGCGGGAATCTGGCAGTCAATTTTGAAAAAGTGGATCTTCATGAGCTGGTGTTGCAAGCACAGGGAGAATATCAGGATAAAATGGAAAAATCAGGACTTGATATACGAATCAGTGCTGAAGATAATAATATTTTTGTCCGGGCCGATGGAAGGCATATGTGGAGGATAATAGAAAACCTTATGTCGAATGTTTTGAAATACTCGCTTCAAGGTTCCAGGGTTTATATCGATATAACCAGAAATCAAACTGACGGAGTTCTTGTTATAAAAAACATATCTGCTACTCCGTTAAATATACCGGTGGAACGATTGACGGAGAGATTTGTAAGGGGCGACGAGGCAAGGACGACGGAAGGCTCGGGACTTGGTCTGTCCATTGCCCAAAGCTTGACTACTTTGCAGAAAGGTAAATTTGACATAGAAATAGACGGGGATTTGTTCAAAGTAATTGTACAAATGCCGTTATGGGAAGCTTCTTTTATTTCATAA
- the lysS gene encoding lysine--tRNA ligase, with amino-acid sequence MHWSDEIANKLISMHPDKDEFVLAAGTSPSGTVHIGNFRDAVTVYFVAKALRKKGKKTVLLLSWDDYDRFRKVPKNLPQEKIEEYEKYIGMPYSAVPDPFGCHASYAEHYEKEYEESLEKIGLKFDIIRYQTREYMSGRYKDGIITALKNRKEIYDIMQEFKTQEYSAEERENFYPLSVYCDKCGKDTTKITDVSEDCNVVSYSCKCGNVSTVNISEQGNCKLPWKVDWPMRWMYEGVDFEPGGKDHASPQGSYQVSRVIARKIYNIDEPLFQGYEFIGIKGLTGKMSGSSGLNINLEELLKIYPPEIIWWLYARKTPNEAFDISLGDDVPRIYGEFDRFCENYYNNPENLDEITKSTMDVVLDGVPRKPNPPFNILITLYSISNGKIDMIEEMFTKIGMSFKAEELRERLEKVDYWLNKYAPNMLMKLNTAPDFEYFETLDDEVKGWVKDFCELIKIKMNAEELTTRLYAIPKKETADMKENKKNQLLFFKTMYRLLIGEDKGPMLSTLILAVGAENILPIVEPLVAKIEKS; translated from the coding sequence ATGCATTGGTCGGATGAAATTGCTAATAAACTCATAAGTATGCATCCTGACAAGGACGAGTTTGTACTGGCGGCAGGTACAAGTCCTTCAGGAACAGTTCATATAGGGAACTTCAGAGATGCGGTTACCGTTTATTTTGTTGCAAAAGCCCTTAGAAAAAAAGGTAAAAAGACGGTTTTGCTTCTGTCCTGGGATGATTATGACCGTTTCAGAAAAGTACCTAAAAACCTGCCACAGGAAAAAATCGAAGAGTATGAAAAATACATCGGCATGCCTTATTCTGCAGTGCCCGACCCTTTCGGTTGTCATGCTTCCTATGCAGAACATTACGAAAAAGAATATGAGGAATCCCTTGAAAAAATCGGTCTCAAATTCGATATAATCAGATATCAAACCAGGGAATACATGAGCGGAAGGTATAAAGACGGAATAATAACGGCACTTAAAAACAGAAAAGAAATATATGATATTATGCAGGAATTTAAGACCCAGGAATATTCCGCCGAGGAAAGGGAAAATTTCTATCCCCTGTCGGTTTACTGCGACAAATGCGGAAAAGACACCACAAAAATCACCGACGTGTCGGAAGACTGCAATGTTGTAAGCTATAGCTGCAAGTGCGGAAACGTTTCAACGGTAAATATCTCTGAGCAGGGCAACTGCAAGCTCCCGTGGAAGGTTGACTGGCCCATGAGATGGATGTATGAAGGCGTCGACTTTGAACCCGGCGGAAAGGACCATGCATCACCCCAGGGAAGTTATCAGGTGTCCAGAGTGATTGCCAGAAAAATTTACAATATAGACGAGCCCTTGTTCCAAGGCTATGAGTTCATCGGAATAAAGGGTCTGACAGGAAAAATGTCCGGTTCTTCAGGTTTAAACATAAACCTTGAAGAGCTGCTTAAAATATATCCTCCGGAAATCATCTGGTGGCTTTATGCCAGAAAAACTCCCAATGAGGCTTTTGACATAAGCCTTGGGGACGACGTGCCAAGAATTTACGGGGAATTTGACAGATTTTGTGAAAACTATTACAATAACCCCGAAAATCTGGATGAAATCACTAAAAGCACAATGGATGTTGTATTGGACGGAGTTCCCAGAAAACCCAATCCGCCTTTTAACATTCTTATAACTTTATACTCAATTTCCAACGGAAAAATTGACATGATAGAAGAAATGTTCACAAAAATCGGCATGAGCTTTAAAGCGGAAGAACTCAGGGAAAGGCTTGAAAAAGTAGATTACTGGCTGAACAAATATGCACCGAACATGCTGATGAAATTAAATACGGCACCGGATTTTGAATATTTCGAAACTTTGGACGATGAAGTAAAGGGCTGGGTCAAAGACTTTTGCGAGCTGATAAAAATCAAGATGAATGCCGAGGAATTGACCACACGGCTCTATGCAATTCCCAAAAAGGAAACGGCAGACATGAAAGAAAACAAGAAAAATCAGCTCCTGTTTTTCAAAACCATGTACCGCTTGCTGATCGGAGAAGACAAAGGGCCAATGCTTTCAACATTGATTCTGGCCGTTGGCGCCGAAAATATTCTGCCCATTGTGGAGCCTTTGGTGGCAAAAATTGAAAAAAGCTGA
- a CDS encoding IS256-like element ISCth5 family transposase yields MATNNRMALLEQLSKYVVEKDKDFLKEALTLLINALMDAEVTSIIGAEKYERNNNRNNYRNGYRLREWDTRVGTLQLSIPKLRHGSYFPSLLEPRKMSEKALLNVVQEAYVHGVSTRKVDELVEALGMKGIDKSEVSRISKQLDEFVEEFKNRRLEGEYPYLWLDATFPKVREGGRVCSMALVIAVGVNQQGEREILGFDVGMSEDGAFWEEFLRRLVARGLKGVRLVISDAHEGLKAAIKKILTGSAWQRCRVHFMRNVLSQVPKHYQGMVSSIIRTIFAQNDQESAREQLRHVVDELKNRFPKAMKILEEAEEEILAYMAFPREHWAQIHSTNPLERLNREIRRRTDVVCIFPNREAVIRLVGAMLMEQNDEWKVGRRYFSLESMSKITSINEFTLTPVALLHK; encoded by the coding sequence GTGGCTACTAATAATAGAATGGCACTTTTAGAACAACTTAGCAAGTATGTTGTTGAAAAAGATAAAGATTTTTTAAAAGAAGCATTAACATTACTCATTAATGCCCTAATGGATGCGGAAGTTACATCAATAATAGGTGCTGAAAAGTATGAAAGAAATAATAATAGAAACAACTATCGCAATGGATATCGTCTAAGAGAATGGGATACTCGAGTAGGAACATTACAGTTAAGCATTCCCAAGTTACGTCACGGAAGTTATTTTCCAAGTCTTTTAGAACCGAGGAAAATGTCAGAGAAAGCATTATTGAATGTAGTTCAGGAAGCCTATGTTCATGGAGTAAGTACCAGGAAGGTGGATGAACTTGTAGAAGCTCTTGGAATGAAAGGGATTGATAAAAGCGAAGTATCAAGAATCAGTAAGCAACTGGATGAATTTGTAGAAGAATTTAAAAACCGTAGACTGGAAGGAGAATATCCTTACCTTTGGCTTGATGCCACTTTCCCCAAGGTTCGGGAAGGAGGCAGGGTATGCAGTATGGCACTAGTTATAGCAGTAGGAGTTAATCAACAAGGTGAACGGGAAATATTAGGTTTTGATGTAGGGATGAGTGAAGACGGGGCTTTTTGGGAGGAGTTTTTAAGAAGGCTGGTAGCAAGGGGTCTAAAAGGTGTAAGGCTTGTAATCAGTGATGCACATGAAGGGCTGAAGGCTGCAATAAAGAAGATTTTAACGGGAAGTGCATGGCAAAGATGCCGTGTACATTTTATGAGAAACGTATTAAGCCAGGTACCAAAGCATTATCAGGGAATGGTATCATCGATAATACGGACAATATTTGCCCAGAATGATCAGGAATCTGCGAGGGAACAGTTAAGGCATGTAGTAGATGAGCTTAAAAATCGTTTTCCAAAAGCAATGAAAATTCTTGAAGAAGCAGAAGAAGAAATCCTGGCATATATGGCTTTTCCCCGTGAGCATTGGGCACAGATACACTCCACCAATCCTCTTGAGAGACTTAACCGGGAAATTCGCCGTCGAACGGATGTTGTTTGCATATTTCCAAATCGTGAGGCGGTAATCCGATTGGTAGGAGCAATGCTCATGGAACAAAATGATGAATGGAAAGTAGGGCGGCGCTATTTCAGTCTGGAATCAATGTCAAAGATTACATCGATAAATGAATTTACATTGACACCAGTAGCTTTATTACATAAATGA